The following are encoded in a window of Nakamurella sp. A5-74 genomic DNA:
- a CDS encoding recombinase family protein: protein MRIGYGRVSTRDQHPEAQHDALTAAGCDQIFIDHASGKLARRPQLEQALAVAGRQGDQLVITKLDRLGRSLEHLIDLSHDLNTRAVDLVVLDQGIDTSTAVGRMSFHILGSIAEYEHALMPERTHDGLAAARARGRTGGQKPKLGTRQARVARQMYEEMVEKGRHRSTVAQIATEFGVARPTICRYLDAAPTELEAAASS from the coding sequence GCATCGGCTACGGCAGGGTCTCCACCCGCGACCAACACCCCGAAGCGCAACACGACGCCCTCACCGCCGCCGGCTGCGACCAGATCTTCATCGACCACGCCTCCGGCAAACTCGCCCGCCGACCCCAGCTCGAGCAAGCCCTCGCCGTCGCCGGCCGCCAGGGCGACCAGCTCGTCATCACCAAGCTCGACCGGCTCGGCCGATCCCTCGAACACCTCATCGACCTGTCCCACGACCTGAACACCCGCGCGGTCGACCTGGTCGTCCTCGATCAAGGCATCGACACCTCCACCGCCGTCGGCCGAATGTCCTTCCACATCCTCGGCTCCATCGCCGAATACGAACACGCCCTCATGCCCGAACGCACCCACGACGGCCTCGCCGCCGCCCGGGCTCGCGGCCGCACCGGCGGCCAGAAACCCAAGCTCGGCACCCGCCAGGCCCGGGTGGCCCGGCAGATGTACGAGGAGATGGTCGAGAAGGGCCGGCACCGCTCCACCGTCGCCCAGATCGCCACCGAGTTCGGCGTCGCCCGACCCACCATTTGCCGCTACCTCGACGCGGCACCCACCGAATTGGAGGCCGCAGCGTCGTCCTGA
- a CDS encoding MFS transporter: protein MSAMRSAGVPTGNEPGLRPWHFVLSFGLVSLLADMVYEGARSIIGPYLATLGASATIVGVVAGAGEFIGYGLRVISGYLVARSRHYWAWTITGYALTVLSVPLIGVTHLLAPALVLYATERLGKAVRSPAKDTLLSHASTRTGRGTAFGVHQAMDQFGAVVGPLLLAAVLSWRQGDYRLAFGVLIVPGVLVLVLLLWLRRRVPDPAAYEQSANPAPTSTSTSTSTSAGTDTADPAKYQRPVLPALVWRYIAAVAVLSCGIASFPLLAFHAQTRGLLTEAAIPVLFALAMLVDGISGLVVGRIYDRNGPRVLLLVPVAASFAAVAFTNTPALVWVGVAIWGIVNGILDSTIKVVVTQLVPSNARAAAFGWLALVRGLGLLVAGGVLGLVYDHSITAVIWLIIAANTVALLVLWTVLRRLTAPADTPIA from the coding sequence ATGTCAGCGATGAGAAGTGCCGGGGTTCCGACCGGGAACGAACCTGGGCTGCGGCCGTGGCATTTCGTGTTGTCCTTCGGCCTGGTCAGTCTGCTGGCCGACATGGTGTACGAGGGTGCTCGCAGCATCATCGGTCCGTATCTGGCGACCCTGGGAGCATCGGCCACCATCGTCGGCGTGGTCGCCGGCGCCGGCGAGTTCATCGGCTACGGCCTGCGGGTGATCTCCGGGTACCTGGTGGCCCGCAGTCGGCACTACTGGGCGTGGACCATCACCGGATATGCGCTCACCGTGCTCAGCGTCCCGCTGATCGGCGTCACCCATCTGCTGGCCCCGGCCCTGGTGCTCTACGCCACCGAAAGGCTGGGCAAGGCCGTCAGATCGCCGGCCAAGGACACGCTGCTCTCGCACGCCTCCACCCGGACCGGCCGCGGAACCGCGTTCGGTGTGCACCAGGCGATGGATCAATTCGGCGCCGTCGTCGGACCGCTGCTGCTGGCAGCAGTGTTGTCCTGGCGCCAGGGTGACTATCGGCTCGCCTTCGGCGTGCTCATCGTCCCGGGTGTGCTGGTGCTGGTGCTGCTGCTGTGGTTGCGGCGCCGCGTACCGGACCCCGCCGCCTACGAACAATCGGCCAACCCTGCACCGACCTCGACCTCGACCTCGACCTCGACCTCGGCCGGCACAGACACCGCGGACCCGGCGAAGTATCAACGACCGGTACTTCCTGCGCTGGTGTGGCGCTACATCGCCGCCGTTGCGGTGTTGTCCTGCGGCATCGCCTCCTTTCCCCTGCTGGCCTTTCACGCCCAGACCAGGGGGCTACTCACCGAGGCGGCGATCCCGGTGCTGTTCGCGCTGGCCATGCTGGTCGATGGGATCAGCGGCCTGGTGGTGGGACGGATCTACGACCGGAACGGACCGCGGGTGTTGCTGCTGGTCCCCGTCGCAGCATCGTTTGCTGCTGTCGCCTTCACCAACACCCCGGCGCTGGTCTGGGTCGGGGTGGCCATCTGGGGCATCGTCAACGGCATCCTGGACTCCACCATCAAAGTTGTCGTCACCCAACTCGTTCCGTCGAACGCCCGCGCGGCTGCCTTCGGTTGGCTGGCTCTGGTCCGCGGGCTGGGCCTGCTCGTCGCCGGCGGCGTCCTGGGCCTGGTGTACGACCACAGCATCACCGCCGTCATCTGGCTGATCATCGCCGCCAACACCGTCGCCCTCCTCGTCTTGTGGACGGTGCTCCGACGGCTGACCGCACCTGCCGACACCCCGATCGCCTGA